The nucleotide sequence TGGATGTATGCAGCTTCAATAATATCACCGAATACATTATTCGCGTCCCGCTTAAGTAATCTTTTACTTGCCATATCTTATAATTTCGGCTGCGAATTTAATTCATTTTCCGAATATAAAAACACTTTTCTGGATTTTTTTTTCAAAAAAATTATGGCCTTAACTTCGTTCAGATTATAATCTAAAAATTTATTCGCCTTTATAAGTCACAAAATTGCGTGGCGTTTCGTACAAAGTTACCTGAAGGTCTAAATTTTCTCGTAGCTTATCTCTTAATTTATTCCAGATCACTACAGCGATATTTTCAGCAGTTGGATTTAAACTTTTAAATTCTTCAACCTCAACATTTAGATTTTTATGATCAAAAGGAGTTTCTACTTCCGTATAAATAAGATCTTTTAATCGTTTTAAATCCATTACAAAACCAGTTTCCGGATCTATTTCACCGGTTACCGAAACGGTAAGTTCGTAGTTATGCCCGTGATAGTTTGGATTACTACACTTCCCAAATACATCAAAGTTCTTCTGGTCGCTCCACTCTTTTTTATACAATCGGTGTGCCGCGTTAAAATGAGCTTTTCTGTTTACAGTTAATCTCATTACGAAATATGATTATAATATTTATCGAATATGATCTTAAACCATTCGGTATAAACCCCGGGATTTACCTTCATATCTTCCTTTACCTCTTCCAGGCTTACCCATTTCCAAGCGTGTACTTCATCAGGATTAGGTTTTGGATTTTCATCAAAATGTCCTACCAGAATATGATCAAACTCATGTTCGGTTAAGCCGTTTTCAAAAGGTGCTTTATAAATAAAAGATATGGTATCTTTAAGATCGGTACTAAAACCCATTTCTTCCATCAACCTACGTTTGCCTGCCTCTACATTAGATTCGCCTTCACGTTGGTGGCTACAACAGGTGTTTGTCCAAAGTCCCGGTGTATGGTATTTGGTTAATGCACGCTGTTGCAACATAAGCTTCCCTTCTTTATTGAATACAAAAACCGAAAATGCCCGATGTAAGAGCGCTTTTTCGTGCGCTTCAATTTTTTCCATCAAGCCGATTTGCTCGTCTTTCTCGTTAACTAAAATTACTTGATCTGTTCCCATCATAAAATTTAGATCTCCAAATGTACAAAATAGTGCTCATCTTAAAAATGCCTATTTCTACAGCTAAAAATCAATATTAATCATTAAGCTTCAAATACTAAACATAAGGCATGTTTAAAATTCCTTAAAATAATAGTATTTTTGCGCCACAAATATCGGTAGATGAAAACTTTTCAGAAAGAACTAAGACGCAGAAGAACCTTTGGTATTATCTCTCACCCTGATGCGGGTAAGACAACGCTTACAGAAAAACTCCTTCTTTTTGGAGGTGCTATTCAGGAGGCGGGTGCTGTAAAATCTAACAAAATCAAAAAAGGAGCAACGAGTGACTTTATGGAAATTGAACGCCAGCGTGGAATTTCTGTAGCTACTTCGGTTTTGGCATTCGAATATAAAGATATTAAGATTAATATTCTGGATACTCCCGGTCACAAAGATTTTGCTGAAGATACTTTTAGAACCTTAACAGCAGTAGATAGCGTAATTGTAGTTATCGATGTAGCAAAAGGGGTTGAGGAACAGACTGAAAAACTAGTTGAAGTTTGCCGAATGCGTAACATTCCCATGATCGTTTTTATCAATAAAATGGATCGTGAAGGTAAAGATGCTTTTGAGCTTTTAGATGAAATCGAACAAAAATTAAATCTTACCGTAACGCCACTTTCCTATCCTATTGGTATGGGGTATGATTTTAAAGGGATTTACAATATTTGGGAGAAAAATGTCAATCTTTTTACAGGAGATCCTAGAAAAGATATCGAAGATACTATCGAAATTTCAGATCTAAGTTCTTCAGAATTAGATGATCTAATTGGTACTGATTCCGCAGATGAGCTTCGTGAGGAATTAGAACTAGCACAGGGTGTTTATCCTAAGTTTGATAACAAGGCCTACCTGGAAGGCCGTTTACAACCGGTATTTTTTGGTTCAGCTTTAAATAATTTTGGAGTGCGCGAATTGCTGGATTGCTTTATCGATATTGCGCCACCACCAAGACCAAAAGAAAGTGATACTCGTATAGTAGAACCTGCCGAGGATAAATTTACAGGCTTTGTTTTTAAAATCCATGCCAATATGGATCCTAAGCATCGTGACCGCCTAGCATTTATTAAAATCGTATCTGGAAAGTTCGAAAGAAATAAAAACTACCTCCACGTTCGCCATAATAAAAACCTGAAATTTTCGAGTCCGAATGCTTTTTTTGCTGAAAAGAAAGAGATTGTAGATACTTCTTATGCCGGTGATATTGTTGGATTACATGATACCGGAAACTTTAAAATTGGTGATACTTTAACTGAAGGAGAAAACCTGAATTACCGCGGAATTCCTAGTTTCTCACCAGAGCATTTTAGGTATATTAACAATGCCGATCCTATGAAATCTAAGCAATTGGAAAAAGGCGTTGATCAATTGATGGACGAAGGTGTTGCCCAGTTATTTACGCTTGAGTTTAATGGTCGTAAAGTAATTGGTACCGTTGGTGCATTACAGTTTGAGGTTATTCAATATCGTTTGGAGCACGAATATGGTGCGAAGTGTACTTACGAAAACCTGAACGTATTTAAAGCAACCTGGGTAGAAGCTGAAGATGAAAAGAGCGAAGAGTTTAAAGACTTTAAGCGTGTAAAATCTAAATTTTTAGCGAAAGACAAACAAGGCCAGTTGGTATTTTTAGCCGACTCCCAATTTTCGCTACAGATGACGCAGCAAAAATATCCGTCTATTAAATTCCATTTTACTTCGGAATTTTAAGTAATTCAATTTCAGGATATACTGAAATATTATAGCATAAACTAGCTATAAACTTAAGCTGAAAAGACTAAGAATAGCTGTTTATTTACTATATTTTCAGCATAAAGCTGAACTATGGAAAGTATCGACAAGTTCGTCGCAGATTTTGCCTCTGCCGTATGGGGATTGCCTTTAGTGATCTTACTTATTGGTGGAGGAATTTTTTTATTGATTTATTCCAAATTTCTTCCATTTAGATATCTGGGGCATTCTATAGATCTTCTAAAGGGAAAATATGACGATCCAAATGATCCTGGAGAAATTAGTCATTTCCAGGCTTTAGCCACAGCTTTGAGTAGTACCGTTGGTATGGGAAATATCGCTGGTGTCGCTGTTGCTATTGCAGTTGGTGGTCCCGGTGCCGTTTTTTGGTTATGGGTTAGTGCTGTTGTTGGAATGGGAACTAAGTTTTTCACTAATACATTGGCGGTGATGTATCGCGGCAAAGATTCTGAAGGGAAAATTCAGGGTGGCGTAATGTATTTTATTACTGAAGGCTTAGGCCGAAATTGGAAGTTTTTAGCCATATTTTTTAGTGTAGCCGGACTGATTGGCGCACTACCTATTTTCAATGTAAATCAGCTTACAAAAGCCATTAACTTTATTCTATTAGAACCCAATGGGATTGAGACCGGTAATGTTTCTAATATTACCATTGGCGTTATTCTAACTATCATAACTTCTGTTGTGGTATTAGGTGGGTTGTATCGCATTAGTCGTACAGTTTCTAAACTTGTGCCTGCGATGGTAGTCTTATATTTTATTTCTGTAGTGGCAATTTTAGCGATAAATTTTGAACAGCTTCCGCAGTATCTTTCTTTAATTTTTACAGATGCCTTTGCAGCAGATAATTATCAGGGCGATCCGCTTTTTGGCGGACTCTTAGGCGGTTTAATTCTATTAGGAATACGAAGGGGAGCTTTTTCTAACGAAGCTGGTATTGGCACCGCTACAATGGCTCACGGTGCTAGTAAAACATCCCAGCCCATTCGCGAAGGTCTTGTTGCCATGTTAGGACCAGCAATTGATACGTTAATTGTTTGTACACTTACCGCTCTTACAATTTTGGTGACCGGAGTTTGGCAAACCAGCGAAGCAAGTGGCGTTGCTTTAACGGCAAAGGCTTTTGGAGATTCCATTCCTGGTGTCGGACCATATTTGCTTTTAATATGTATCGCAGCTTTTAGTATTTCCTCTTTATTCTCATATTCTTACTACGGAACAAAATGTCTGTCGTTTCTTGTTGGCGCGAAACACAAGCACTGGTACAATTATTTTTACATTATCAGTATTATGCTTGGTGCAACCACAGAGCAAAGTATTATACTGAATATAATTGATGGTTTCTTTGCGCTAATGGCGATACCAACCATGATTTCAACGTTGATATTAGCACCACGAGTAATGAAACAAGCTAAGTTATATTTTAAAAAATACGGATAACTTTTAATTCTCAGATTTGGGAAATACATCTACTTTCTTTCCGGTTAACTCTTCCAATAAAGCAGTTTTACGCATAGCACCCCATATTTCTAATTCTGGATCGCTGTGAGTAGTGATAACTAGATTGATTTTTTCCGCAGTATGTTCAACCGCTAGATTCTGAACATTTTGATAGTGGCTTCTATCCAGACCATCTGCAACCCTAATTATAGCAGCGAGTTTTTTAACCCTCTTTCTTAATTTCTTATCTAATTTTTTATAGGGTTTGTGCCCTTTTTTTGGAGCGGATTTTCGGTGGTAACGTGCTACATTAGCCATGATATTAATTTCATCTTCTGTAAACCCAAGTAAATCGGAATATCGGATTAAATAGAGCGCATGTTTATGATGTTTTCTATGAGAAATATAATATCCAATATCATGCATCAAACTTGCATATTCCAACAGTTCTCGATCGCTTTGTTCTAAATTAAGATCTGCCTGAAATTCATCGAAAAGCTGTAATGCAAATTTGGCGACGTGTTGAGAATGCTCTTTTGCCCAATTACATTTTCGTAATAACTCAAAAACACTTCGGCGCCGAGGGTCTTCAAAACTTGCCACTAAATCTAGATGAAGCTCATCCTTCTTCTTATCGATATAATTTAAAATCATTCCCTCTCGCAAGGCTCCTTCAGAAATTTTAATATTTTGGATAGAAAATTGTTCTATTAAAAATTTCAATAAAACCATACCGGGATTAATAATATCAACTCTCTTTTCTTCTAAGCCCTTCTCTTTTAATCTTCCTTTTTTATCTAGTTTGATAAAATCATGATATAAATCTAGAAAAGACTCCGATTGGAAACTTAGCTCGTTAAGTGTTCTTTTCGCAGTAATATCATTACGCTTTGCGACCATTTCTGCAATATTTTCCATTGTACCAGAAGAACCAATGATGGTTTTTACATTATGCTTTTTGGCCAGACGTAATACTTCAGCTAATTCTTTTTTAAAATGTGCTTCTAATTTCTCGATAGTCTTTTTTTCGATTGGATCTGAATCGATAAAAGCGGCCGCCATTCTTGCGACTCCCAGTTTCAGACTATTGTAATAGATAAACTCATCTTGATTTCCAATAATAAATTCAACACTACCGCCACCAATGTCGGCCATCAAAACCATTTCTTCCTCGATAACAACACTGTGCTTAATAGCTAAACCAATCATTTCTGCCTCCATTTTACCAGATATGGCTCGAACAATTATTCCTACTTCGTCTGCCACTTCCTTAATAAAGTCCCCTCCATTTTTGGCTTCTCTGATGGCGCTGGTTGCATACGCCAAAATTTGTTCTACGTTATGACTGTCACATAAAAACTTAATATGACTTAAGGCTTCTAATCCACGATCCATTGCCTCTCTACTTAATCGATCTTCCATACCTTTCTCTGCAAGGCTGACCATTGCTTTCAGCTTATTAACCGTGCGAAAACTGCCATCAGGATAAATGTCCACTAAAACTGCATGAAATGAATTCGTACCAAGATCGACTGCTGCTATTCTTTTGGTTGGTTGAGATTGTGAATTTTGATCGGTCATAAAATATGTTTAAAAATGGAATAACTTTTAAGTATTTCTAAAGTTAAGCAAATATCAGGTACTAACGTAAAAAAGAAAAACCCACGGCATATACCGTGGGTTTAAATTATACTAGCGAGCTTATTAAGCTTGTCCTGTAGGACCAAAATTCATAGGAATTGGTGTTTTCTCGTAATCTTTTATTTCGCCATGTTGTTTTTCGAAACGCTCAACATTATCAGCTAAAGCTTTTAAAAATCGTTTAGCGTGCTGTGGCGTAAGTATAATTCTGCTTTTTACTTTGCTTTTCGGTTTACCAGGCATGATATTTACAAAATCCACAACAAATTCTGAAACCGAATGGTTTATAATCGCAAGGTTAGAATAGGTTCCCTCTGCAACTGCTTCATCCAGTTCAATATTAATTTGTCCCTGTTTTGGCTTCTTTTCTTCACTCATGTTTATTTTTTTAGCTCAATCGTACAGATTGAATTCGGTGCGATAGTTGGATAAAAAGCATTTGATGTAAAACGTCTTCTTAAGCACTATCACTTTATATTATTTAAAAATACAAAAAATCCCGTCACTGAATTTCTCAGGACGGGATTTTACTATTTATCACGTATGTTCGTTTTCAGAACTTCGTTTTTAATTATAGTTTACTTCTTGCTTTTTCTCTAGCATTTCGTCGAATTCTTCTTTAGAACCAACTATGATGCTATCGTATTTACGCATACCTGTACCTGCAGGAATTCTATGCCCTACAATTACATTTTCCTTAAGACCTTCTAGAGAATCGATCTTACCGCTTACCGCAGCTTCGTTCAATACTTTAGTTGTTTCCTGGAAGGATGCCGCAGAAATAAACGACTTAGTTTGAAGTGACGCTCTGGTAATACCTTGTAGAACCGGTGTTGCAGTTGCTGAAACAACGTCTCTAGCGGTAGCCAGATTCTTATCTTCTCTTCTAAGTGTTGAATTCTCATCTCTAAGCTCTCTTAAAGATACGATTTGTCCTGGTTTCAAGTTTTCAGATTCACCAGCATCTTCGATAACTTTCATTCCGAAGATTTTATCGTTCTCTTCAATAAAGTCAGATTTATGAACAAGTTGGTTTTCTAGGAAAATAGTATCTCCTGGATCAACGATTCTTACTTTACGCATCATTTGACGTACTACTACCTCAAAGTGCTTATCGTTAATCTTTACCCCTTGTAATCTATAAACTTCCTGTACTTCGTTAACAAGATATTGTTGTACTGCGTTTGGCCCTTTAATATTCAAAATATCTTCCGGAGTGATTGATCCATCGGATAATGGCATACCTGCACGAACGTAATCATTTTCCTGCACTAGGATCTGGTTAGAAAGTTTTACTAAATACTTTTTAACCTCACCAAGTTTAGACTCAACGATAATTTCACGGTTACCACGTTTTATCTTACCAAAAGAAACCACACCATCAATAGCACTAACTACTGCCGGATTAGATGGGTTACGTGCTTCGAAAAGCTCTGTTACCCTTGGAAGACCACCAGTAATATCACCTGCTTTAGATGATTTACGAGGAATCTTAACCAAAATCTTACCAACACCAATTTTTTCTGCATTATCAACCATAAGGTGAGCACCTACAGGTAAGTTATAAGAACGA is from Zunongwangia endophytica and encodes:
- a CDS encoding 6-pyruvoyl trahydropterin synthase family protein, producing the protein MRLTVNRKAHFNAAHRLYKKEWSDQKNFDVFGKCSNPNYHGHNYELTVSVTGEIDPETGFVMDLKRLKDLIYTEVETPFDHKNLNVEVEEFKSLNPTAENIAVVIWNKLRDKLRENLDLQVTLYETPRNFVTYKGE
- the idi gene encoding isopentenyl-diphosphate Delta-isomerase; amino-acid sequence: MGTDQVILVNEKDEQIGLMEKIEAHEKALLHRAFSVFVFNKEGKLMLQQRALTKYHTPGLWTNTCCSHQREGESNVEAGKRRLMEEMGFSTDLKDTISFIYKAPFENGLTEHEFDHILVGHFDENPKPNPDEVHAWKWVSLEEVKEDMKVNPGVYTEWFKIIFDKYYNHIS
- a CDS encoding alanine/glycine:cation symporter family protein, with protein sequence MESIDKFVADFASAVWGLPLVILLIGGGIFLLIYSKFLPFRYLGHSIDLLKGKYDDPNDPGEISHFQALATALSSTVGMGNIAGVAVAIAVGGPGAVFWLWVSAVVGMGTKFFTNTLAVMYRGKDSEGKIQGGVMYFITEGLGRNWKFLAIFFSVAGLIGALPIFNVNQLTKAINFILLEPNGIETGNVSNITIGVILTIITSVVVLGGLYRISRTVSKLVPAMVVLYFISVVAILAINFEQLPQYLSLIFTDAFAADNYQGDPLFGGLLGGLILLGIRRGAFSNEAGIGTATMAHGASKTSQPIREGLVAMLGPAIDTLIVCTLTALTILVTGVWQTSEASGVALTAKAFGDSIPGVGPYLLLICIAAFSISSLFSYSYYGTKCLSFLVGAKHKHWYNYFYIISIMLGATTEQSIILNIIDGFFALMAIPTMISTLILAPRVMKQAKLYFKKYG
- a CDS encoding Ppx/GppA phosphatase family protein → MTDQNSQSQPTKRIAAVDLGTNSFHAVLVDIYPDGSFRTVNKLKAMVSLAEKGMEDRLSREAMDRGLEALSHIKFLCDSHNVEQILAYATSAIREAKNGGDFIKEVADEVGIIVRAISGKMEAEMIGLAIKHSVVIEEEMVLMADIGGGSVEFIIGNQDEFIYYNSLKLGVARMAAAFIDSDPIEKKTIEKLEAHFKKELAEVLRLAKKHNVKTIIGSSGTMENIAEMVAKRNDITAKRTLNELSFQSESFLDLYHDFIKLDKKGRLKEKGLEEKRVDIINPGMVLLKFLIEQFSIQNIKISEGALREGMILNYIDKKKDELHLDLVASFEDPRRRSVFELLRKCNWAKEHSQHVAKFALQLFDEFQADLNLEQSDRELLEYASLMHDIGYYISHRKHHKHALYLIRYSDLLGFTEDEINIMANVARYHRKSAPKKGHKPYKKLDKKLRKRVKKLAAIIRVADGLDRSHYQNVQNLAVEHTAEKINLVITTHSDPELEIWGAMRKTALLEELTGKKVDVFPKSEN
- a CDS encoding DUF3467 domain-containing protein: MSEEKKPKQGQINIELDEAVAEGTYSNLAIINHSVSEFVVDFVNIMPGKPKSKVKSRIILTPQHAKRFLKALADNVERFEKQHGEIKDYEKTPIPMNFGPTGQA
- a CDS encoding peptide chain release factor 3, which translates into the protein MKTFQKELRRRRTFGIISHPDAGKTTLTEKLLLFGGAIQEAGAVKSNKIKKGATSDFMEIERQRGISVATSVLAFEYKDIKINILDTPGHKDFAEDTFRTLTAVDSVIVVIDVAKGVEEQTEKLVEVCRMRNIPMIVFINKMDREGKDAFELLDEIEQKLNLTVTPLSYPIGMGYDFKGIYNIWEKNVNLFTGDPRKDIEDTIEISDLSSSELDDLIGTDSADELREELELAQGVYPKFDNKAYLEGRLQPVFFGSALNNFGVRELLDCFIDIAPPPRPKESDTRIVEPAEDKFTGFVFKIHANMDPKHRDRLAFIKIVSGKFERNKNYLHVRHNKNLKFSSPNAFFAEKKEIVDTSYAGDIVGLHDTGNFKIGDTLTEGENLNYRGIPSFSPEHFRYINNADPMKSKQLEKGVDQLMDEGVAQLFTLEFNGRKVIGTVGALQFEVIQYRLEHEYGAKCTYENLNVFKATWVEAEDEKSEEFKDFKRVKSKFLAKDKQGQLVFLADSQFSLQMTQQKYPSIKFHFTSEF